From one Thermomicrobiales bacterium genomic stretch:
- a CDS encoding flavin reductase family protein translates to MAEKVVREAIDAVRLLQPGPVALLTSRFRSSDNVMTVAWMAPVSFDPPLVAVAIHPGRLTHEYVSKSEHFALSFPTADLLVAVHRCGMQSGRDGDKLVAAGLTPIDALAVEAPLIEECVAHIECGVVACSRFGDHDLFVGQPLAVSAMAEAFDGRWIVETEAGRVLHHLRADYYAALARPYRARLEPEEG, encoded by the coding sequence ATGGCTGAGAAGGTTGTTCGTGAGGCAATCGACGCTGTCCGGCTGCTCCAACCGGGTCCTGTGGCGCTGCTCACCAGCCGGTTCCGCTCCAGCGATAATGTCATGACGGTGGCGTGGATGGCGCCGGTCAGCTTCGATCCGCCGCTCGTTGCGGTCGCGATCCACCCAGGCAGGCTGACGCACGAGTATGTCTCGAAGAGCGAACATTTCGCGCTGAGCTTCCCGACGGCAGATCTGCTCGTCGCTGTCCACCGCTGCGGGATGCAGTCGGGCCGGGATGGAGACAAGCTCGTCGCCGCCGGCCTCACACCGATCGACGCGCTGGCTGTCGAAGCGCCATTGATCGAGGAGTGCGTGGCACACATCGAGTGCGGCGTGGTCGCCTGCTCGCGCTTTGGCGACCACGATCTGTTCGTCGGCCAGCCACTCGCAGTCTCGGCAATGGCCGAAGCGTTCGACGGTCGCTGGATTGTCGAGACCGAGGCGGGCCGGGTCCTGCACCATCTGCGCGCCGACTACTACGCCGCCCTTGCCCGGCCATATCGCGCCCGCCTCGAGCCCGAAGAGGGATAG
- a CDS encoding glycosyltransferase family 4 protein, with protein MTGVYQKKLEEMAAAPDLELLVVVPPKWVEGRVGTLELDRLFTEGYQLEVEKMAFNGRHHLHFYPGLGKVVQRFQPDLIHIDEEPYNLVAAQATTLAKRVGAKTVFFTWQNLYRRYPPPFRLFELYTYRHASAGLAGNADAVDVLRRKGFRKRVEVIPQFGVDPEIFAPGRAPSDSERPPTIGYYGRLVPEKGVDTLIDAIALLPHHPRLVIVGAGESLDDLKARASARGLGNRVTFRGTMPSAKIPAFLHEMDVVVVPSRTRPNWKEQFGRVIVEAMSCGVPVVGSDSGEIPNVIGDAGLTFAEGDVAALAMQLGKLLNDPSLRSGLSEAGRQRVLAQYTQRQIAAQTVELYREVIGTPGPQDEVDG; from the coding sequence GTGACCGGGGTCTATCAGAAGAAGCTCGAGGAGATGGCAGCTGCGCCCGACCTCGAGCTGCTGGTCGTCGTGCCGCCGAAGTGGGTTGAGGGACGGGTCGGGACGCTGGAGCTGGATCGGTTGTTCACCGAGGGCTATCAGCTCGAAGTCGAGAAGATGGCGTTCAATGGCCGGCATCACCTGCATTTCTACCCCGGACTTGGCAAGGTTGTCCAACGCTTCCAACCGGATCTGATCCACATTGACGAAGAGCCATATAACCTTGTCGCCGCCCAGGCGACGACTCTGGCGAAACGGGTTGGCGCGAAGACGGTCTTCTTCACCTGGCAGAATCTGTACCGGCGCTACCCGCCTCCGTTCCGGCTCTTCGAGCTCTATACCTACCGCCACGCCAGCGCCGGGCTGGCCGGCAATGCCGATGCGGTCGATGTTCTGCGGCGGAAGGGGTTTCGCAAACGAGTCGAGGTGATCCCGCAGTTCGGCGTCGATCCGGAGATTTTCGCGCCGGGTCGCGCGCCGTCGGATTCCGAACGACCGCCGACGATTGGCTACTACGGGCGACTTGTCCCCGAGAAGGGCGTGGACACACTGATCGACGCCATCGCGCTCCTGCCACACCACCCGCGGCTGGTGATCGTTGGCGCGGGTGAGAGTCTCGACGACCTCAAGGCGCGAGCGAGCGCGCGTGGTCTTGGAAATCGCGTGACGTTTCGCGGCACGATGCCGAGCGCGAAGATTCCCGCGTTCCTCCACGAGATGGACGTTGTTGTTGTCCCGTCGCGGACCCGGCCAAACTGGAAAGAGCAGTTCGGTCGGGTGATCGTGGAGGCGATGTCTTGCGGCGTCCCGGTTGTTGGGTCGGATTCCGGCGAGATCCCGAACGTGATCGGCGACGCCGGCCTGACGTTCGCCGAAGGGGATGTCGCCGCGCTGGCAATGCAGCTTGGCAAGCTGCTGAATGACCCGTCGCTTCGGAGTGGATTGTCGGAGGCCGGGCGACAGCGCGTTCTCGCGCAGTACACACAACGTCAGATTGCTGCCCAGACGGTTGAGCTCTACCGGGAGGTGATCGGAACTCCCGGGCCGCAGGACGAAGTCGATGGCTGA
- a CDS encoding glycosyltransferase family 1 protein — protein sequence MTGAGQYATHLWRALNDGELGIEPVLLAPSDTVVESASTPSDHVTHGRMPGSRLPAKARKLYWEQAGLPAATRRSGVRLVHVPYLSAPLLQRVPHVVTVHDVIPLAIPEYGGSRQMRGYLRLVGRAVRRAALILTDSEYSRSDIVARLGIDPDRIRVTLLAAHEGMTPARTPDDEAAVDETLARLGISRPFVLNVGGYDVRKQLPALVHGFSLALPSLPDGCSLVIAGRPHTDNTLLYPSLDGPIDALGLRRQVVRTGFISESDKINLYRSCAVFAFTSAYEGFGLNPLEAMSCGAPVVCSNRTSLPEVVGNAGLLIDPEPEVIGRALVAVCGDPALRADLAARSLRQAARFSWQRTAEQTANAYREVLDGGNRCAF from the coding sequence ATGACCGGCGCCGGACAGTACGCCACCCACCTGTGGCGGGCGTTGAATGACGGCGAGCTGGGTATCGAGCCCGTGCTGCTCGCGCCGTCCGACACGGTGGTTGAGAGCGCGTCAACTCCGTCCGACCATGTCACCCACGGCCGGATGCCTGGGAGTCGCCTCCCGGCCAAGGCGCGAAAGCTCTACTGGGAGCAGGCCGGCCTGCCTGCGGCGACCCGTCGCTCCGGTGTGCGGCTGGTGCACGTTCCGTATCTTTCTGCGCCGTTGCTCCAACGCGTCCCACATGTCGTCACCGTCCACGACGTTATCCCACTGGCGATCCCGGAGTATGGCGGATCACGTCAGATGCGCGGATACCTGCGGCTCGTTGGCCGGGCCGTCCGTCGCGCGGCGTTGATCCTCACTGACTCCGAGTATTCGAGATCGGATATCGTCGCCAGGCTTGGTATCGATCCAGACCGCATCCGTGTCACGCTGCTGGCTGCTCACGAGGGCATGACCCCCGCTCGGACACCCGACGACGAGGCTGCGGTCGACGAGACGCTCGCGCGGCTCGGGATCTCGCGACCGTTCGTGCTCAACGTTGGCGGCTACGATGTTCGGAAGCAGCTCCCGGCGCTGGTCCATGGCTTCTCTCTCGCGCTACCGTCGCTTCCGGACGGTTGCTCGCTGGTCATCGCCGGCCGGCCACACACCGATAACACCCTCCTCTATCCGTCACTCGATGGGCCGATCGATGCGCTTGGGCTGCGAAGACAGGTAGTCCGGACCGGATTCATCAGCGAATCGGATAAAATCAACCTGTACCGATCTTGTGCGGTCTTCGCGTTCACATCTGCCTACGAGGGGTTCGGGCTGAATCCACTGGAGGCGATGTCGTGCGGCGCGCCAGTTGTCTGCTCAAACCGCACGAGCCTGCCAGAGGTCGTCGGCAATGCCGGCCTGCTGATCGATCCGGAGCCGGAGGTGATCGGCCGGGCGTTGGTCGCTGTCTGCGGAGACCCGGCGTTGCGGGCTGACCTCGCGGCACGATCGCTTCGGCAAGCCGCGCGTTTTTCCTGGCAGCGAACCGCCGAGCAAACGGCGAACGCCTATCGAGAAGTGCTGGACGGGGGTAACCGCTGCGCGTTCTGA
- the trxA gene encoding thioredoxin — translation MSKPVDVTDSTFADEVINADTPVLVDFWAAWCGPCRVVGPILEEIASEKDGKLKIAKVNIDENNQMAAQLGISSIPTMILYKNGQPVEKIVGAYPKPRILEKVEPHL, via the coding sequence ATGTCCAAGCCTGTGGATGTCACCGATTCGACGTTTGCCGATGAAGTGATCAACGCCGATACCCCCGTCCTGGTCGATTTCTGGGCAGCCTGGTGCGGCCCTTGCCGCGTCGTTGGTCCGATCCTCGAGGAGATCGCCAGCGAGAAGGACGGCAAGCTGAAGATCGCCAAGGTCAATATCGACGAGAACAATCAGATGGCCGCGCAGTTGGGGATCAGCTCGATCCCGACAATGATCCTCTACAAGAACGGCCAGCCGGTCGAGAAGATCGTTGGCGCATACCCGAAGCCACGCATCCTCGAGAAGGTCGAACCGCACCTCTAG
- the nrdR gene encoding transcriptional regulator NrdR: MRCPYCGKPDSRVVDSRDVRDGESIRRRRECVVCGRRFTTYETVEARELVVVKRDGRREPFSQRKLTDKLLIALTKRPVPMTEVERIVREIETELIDRNASEVSSTDIGELVLVKLKELDQIAYIRFASVYREFRDLDDWRREMATLDETRRASDAPSS, from the coding sequence ATGAGATGTCCATATTGTGGGAAGCCCGACTCGCGCGTCGTTGACTCGCGGGATGTCCGCGATGGCGAGTCGATTCGACGTCGTCGAGAGTGCGTCGTCTGTGGCCGTCGATTCACGACCTACGAGACGGTCGAAGCGCGCGAGCTGGTCGTTGTCAAGCGTGATGGGCGTCGTGAGCCATTCAGCCAGCGCAAGCTGACGGACAAGCTCCTGATCGCGTTGACCAAGCGACCCGTGCCGATGACTGAGGTCGAGCGAATCGTGCGCGAGATCGAGACCGAGCTGATCGACCGGAACGCCAGCGAAGTGTCGAGCACCGATATCGGCGAGCTCGTGCTCGTCAAGCTCAAGGAGCTTGACCAGATTGCCTACATCCGGTTCGCGTCGGTCTATCGCGAGTTCCGCGATCTGGACGACTGGCGCCGAGAGATGGCGACGCTGGACGAGACGAGGCGCGCGAGCGACGCACCTTCCTCGTAG
- the ftsZ gene encoding cell division protein FtsZ, with the protein MFDGHGDEYTANFARIKVVGVGGGGGNAINRMIDSGVDGVEFVAINTDAQMLINSNAPITLRIGDKLTKGLGAGGRPEIGERAAEESLETLAEVIRGADMVFITAGMGGGTGSGASPIVAKLARESGALTVGVVTKPFDFEGAKRRRVADESIAALREHVDALITIPNERLMQMVDPKTPFSEAFRIADDVLRQGIQGISDLIVKPGMINLDFADVKTIMRDAGSALMAIGHGSGDNRTTDAARMAIESPLLEMSIDGATGVLYNIAASSDLTIAEVGEAAEIIRSAADDDAEIIFGTSIDESLGRDITITLIATGFQGARPTRQRPREERSERSERRSQRAIEGSAPPRTPVLPDDEWAEPAILRFLRERQ; encoded by the coding sequence ATGTTTGACGGGCATGGGGACGAGTACACGGCAAACTTCGCGAGGATCAAGGTTGTTGGTGTTGGTGGCGGTGGCGGGAATGCGATCAATCGCATGATCGACTCCGGAGTCGACGGGGTCGAATTCGTCGCGATCAATACCGACGCCCAGATGCTGATCAACTCCAACGCGCCGATAACGCTGCGTATCGGGGACAAGCTGACCAAAGGGCTCGGCGCGGGCGGCCGGCCGGAAATCGGCGAACGCGCGGCCGAGGAGAGCCTGGAGACGCTGGCGGAGGTCATTCGCGGCGCAGACATGGTATTCATCACCGCCGGCATGGGTGGTGGCACCGGCAGTGGCGCATCACCGATCGTTGCCAAGCTCGCCCGCGAATCCGGCGCGCTCACCGTTGGTGTCGTGACCAAGCCGTTCGATTTTGAGGGCGCCAAGCGCCGCCGTGTCGCAGATGAGTCGATCGCGGCCCTTCGCGAGCACGTCGACGCGTTGATCACGATCCCCAACGAACGATTGATGCAGATGGTCGATCCGAAAACCCCATTCTCCGAGGCGTTCCGCATCGCGGACGACGTGCTCCGGCAGGGTATTCAGGGAATCTCGGATCTGATCGTCAAGCCGGGAATGATCAACCTCGACTTCGCCGACGTGAAGACGATCATGCGCGACGCCGGTTCTGCGTTGATGGCAATTGGCCACGGCAGTGGCGACAACCGGACGACAGACGCCGCGCGGATGGCGATCGAGAGCCCGCTGCTGGAGATGAGCATCGACGGCGCTACTGGCGTGCTCTACAACATTGCCGCCAGCAGCGATCTGACGATCGCCGAGGTTGGCGAGGCTGCGGAGATCATCCGCTCGGCGGCTGATGACGATGCCGAGATCATCTTCGGCACGTCGATCGACGAATCTCTGGGTCGCGACATCACGATCACACTCATTGCAACCGGCTTCCAGGGAGCGCGGCCGACCCGCCAGCGCCCTCGCGAGGAACGTTCAGAGCGATCGGAGCGACGCTCGCAGCGCGCGATCGAGGGCAGCGCGCCGCCGCGGACTCCGGTGTTGCCAGATGATGAGTGGGCGGAGCCTGCGATCCTGCGGTTCCTCCGCGAACGTCAATAG
- the ftsA gene encoding cell division protein FtsA, which produces MTGVAAVPDQFIVGIDIGASKLCSAVALRDRDGGVRYVGHGSTSSGGLRAGEIADPEALGGALKRAVEEARYLIGVSVEDIVATVSGARVETLERMGGVELNAGRPIEARDIRRAIEDARGRDAGGWSTIHRVVRAFAIDGEPVDDPSGRVGRRLDVWMRDFAVPTQLTEGLRRAADIAGIRVHTLVPTGVAVVAAVSSQSEREAGVAVVDIGSASTDIAVYLNGELQHLASIPLGGHHITADVASILQIPVEEADRLKREHGAISEDVDEELIDWTPKTIAALQRQAKYGTIPGFAVRSIVAARTVQIIDKVKETLDALDDTGRLPAGVILTGGTAQLIGIIDITRAILGTTARAGQVLPGRGFPSIADPGVSAAVGLIRYVSGRSVGPTPTRQRSPAAAGFVHPLVMNPFARHDTIDVMRQRPRSNDSGQRDWGRIFRDWVREFVPVSPDD; this is translated from the coding sequence ATGACCGGAGTAGCAGCCGTGCCTGACCAGTTCATCGTCGGTATCGACATTGGCGCGAGCAAGCTCTGCTCGGCTGTGGCGCTCCGCGATCGCGATGGCGGCGTGCGCTACGTCGGTCACGGCAGCACCTCGTCTGGCGGTTTGCGCGCCGGCGAAATCGCCGACCCGGAGGCGTTGGGCGGCGCGTTGAAGCGCGCGGTCGAGGAGGCACGCTATCTCATCGGCGTTAGCGTCGAGGATATCGTGGCGACGGTGTCAGGCGCTCGGGTCGAGACGCTCGAGCGGATGGGCGGGGTCGAGCTGAACGCTGGTCGGCCGATCGAGGCGCGCGATATTCGTCGGGCGATCGAGGACGCGCGCGGACGTGACGCGGGTGGCTGGTCGACGATCCATCGCGTCGTTCGCGCCTTCGCGATCGATGGCGAGCCGGTCGACGATCCCTCTGGTCGCGTCGGACGCCGGCTGGACGTCTGGATGCGAGATTTTGCCGTTCCGACTCAGCTGACCGAGGGGTTGCGGCGGGCCGCCGATATTGCCGGGATTCGCGTACATACACTCGTCCCGACTGGCGTTGCCGTCGTTGCGGCCGTTTCGTCGCAATCAGAGCGCGAGGCCGGCGTTGCCGTTGTCGATATCGGCAGCGCCTCGACCGACATCGCGGTCTATCTCAACGGTGAGCTCCAGCATCTGGCATCGATCCCGCTCGGCGGTCACCACATCACGGCCGACGTCGCGTCGATCCTGCAGATCCCGGTGGAGGAAGCCGATCGTCTGAAGCGCGAGCACGGCGCGATCAGCGAGGATGTCGACGAAGAGCTGATCGACTGGACACCGAAAACCATCGCGGCGCTGCAGCGCCAGGCGAAGTACGGGACGATACCCGGGTTCGCGGTGCGGTCGATCGTCGCCGCGCGCACGGTTCAGATCATCGACAAGGTGAAGGAGACGCTCGACGCGCTGGACGACACGGGCCGCCTTCCGGCCGGCGTGATCCTGACCGGCGGCACTGCGCAGCTGATCGGCATCATCGACATCACCCGGGCGATCCTCGGCACGACGGCCCGCGCAGGTCAGGTGCTGCCAGGGCGCGGATTCCCGAGCATCGCTGACCCGGGAGTGAGCGCCGCGGTCGGGCTTATCCGCTACGTGTCTGGCCGGTCGGTCGGGCCAACGCCGACGCGCCAGCGCAGCCCGGCGGCGGCTGGGTTCGTTCATCCGCTGGTGATGAACCCATTCGCGCGACACGATACAATTGACGTAATGCGACAACGACCGCGGTCGAATGACAGCGGCCAACGAGACTGGGGCCGGATCTTCAGAGACTGGGTTCGCGAGTTTGTCCCGGTCAGCCCCGACGACTAG